A section of the Polynucleobacter sp. AP-Sving-400A-A2 genome encodes:
- the nuoL gene encoding NADH-quinone oxidoreductase subunit L, with protein MQLTLTLPVLCIIPLAPLFGSAIAGLFGTKLGGNSIGNGACQFVTILGVMVAFVLSCFVLVQVMDGFYFNGTVYRWMQLGELNLDIGFLIDPLTATMMCVVTFVSLMVHIYTIGYMKGEEGYNRFFSYISLFTFAMLMLVMSNNLLQLFFGWEAVGVVSYLLIGFYYERQSAVFANMKAFLVNRVGDFGFILGIGLLLASTGSMNYDVIFAQNTALAAQTLPGTSWNLVTVACICLFIGAMGKSAQFPLHVWLPDSMEGPTPISALIHAATMVTAGIFMVSRMSPLFELSDAALSFILVIGSITALFMGFLGIVQTDIKRVVAYSTLSQLGYMTVALGVSAYPIAIFHLMTHAFFKALLFLAAGSVILGMHHEQDMRKMGGLWKYMPITCLMMLLGNLALVGTPFFSGFYSKDSIIEAVAASHIPGSGFAYFAVMASVFVTALYSFRLYFYVFHGKARWGHDDAHAHDHDHAEQGDDHAHHGLAPGQKPHESPFVVTLPLILLAIPSVIIGFYTITPLLFGTYFGDSIFIDLARHPVMKELEDEFHGPIAMAIHSFTSPVLLLVVLGVLTAAIGYLWAPKLPGVVAQAFAPIKKLMDNKYYLDDLNQAVFAKGLLWIGGVLWHRGDQQAIDGFLVNGSAHAVGRLSTVIRHLQSGYLYHYAFAMIAGLAVLLAWVLYAYLPFVR; from the coding sequence ATGCAATTGACCTTAACTCTTCCTGTTCTCTGCATAATTCCGCTGGCGCCATTATTTGGCTCAGCCATTGCTGGATTATTTGGCACAAAATTAGGTGGCAACAGTATCGGTAATGGTGCTTGCCAGTTTGTCACTATTCTTGGTGTGATGGTCGCCTTTGTCCTATCTTGTTTTGTACTTGTACAGGTCATGGATGGTTTCTACTTCAACGGTACCGTATATCGCTGGATGCAATTGGGTGAGCTCAACCTGGATATTGGCTTCTTGATTGATCCACTGACGGCCACCATGATGTGTGTAGTGACCTTCGTCTCCCTGATGGTTCACATCTACACCATTGGTTACATGAAAGGTGAGGAAGGTTACAACCGCTTCTTCTCTTACATCTCACTCTTTACCTTTGCCATGTTGATGCTGGTCATGAGTAATAACCTCTTGCAACTCTTTTTTGGTTGGGAAGCGGTGGGTGTAGTTTCTTATTTGTTGATTGGCTTTTACTATGAGCGTCAATCAGCTGTATTTGCCAATATGAAGGCCTTCTTGGTTAACCGTGTTGGTGACTTTGGTTTTATTCTCGGCATTGGCTTACTGCTAGCTAGCACTGGTTCCATGAACTACGACGTGATCTTTGCTCAGAATACCGCTTTAGCTGCACAAACATTGCCAGGTACGAGCTGGAATTTAGTCACCGTAGCCTGCATCTGCCTCTTTATAGGCGCGATGGGTAAATCAGCTCAATTCCCATTGCACGTCTGGTTGCCAGATTCCATGGAAGGCCCAACCCCAATTTCTGCATTGATTCATGCTGCAACCATGGTGACCGCCGGCATCTTCATGGTGTCACGTATGTCACCTCTATTTGAGTTATCTGATGCAGCCTTGAGCTTTATTTTAGTAATTGGCTCGATCACAGCGCTCTTTATGGGTTTCTTGGGTATCGTCCAAACCGACATCAAGCGGGTAGTAGCTTATTCCACCCTCTCTCAGCTGGGCTACATGACTGTCGCCTTGGGCGTATCTGCTTATCCAATCGCCATCTTCCATCTGATGACCCATGCATTCTTCAAGGCACTTCTGTTCCTTGCTGCGGGTAGCGTAATTCTAGGCATGCATCATGAGCAAGATATGCGCAAGATGGGTGGTCTCTGGAAATATATGCCGATCACTTGCCTTATGATGTTGTTAGGTAACTTGGCATTGGTCGGTACGCCATTTTTCTCTGGCTTCTATTCAAAAGACTCCATCATCGAGGCGGTAGCAGCTAGCCATATTCCTGGCTCAGGTTTTGCTTACTTCGCTGTCATGGCCAGCGTCTTTGTCACTGCCCTATATTCATTCCGTCTGTACTTCTATGTGTTCCATGGTAAAGCCCGTTGGGGACATGATGATGCTCACGCGCACGATCATGATCACGCAGAGCAGGGGGATGATCATGCCCACCATGGTTTAGCTCCCGGTCAAAAACCACATGAGTCACCCTTTGTTGTGACCTTGCCTTTGATCTTGTTGGCCATTCCATCAGTCATCATTGGTTTTTACACAATTACGCCTTTGTTGTTTGGTACCTATTTCGGTGATTCTATTTTTATTGATCTAGCTCGTCATCCGGTCATGAAGGAGTTGGAGGATGAATTCCACGGCCCAATCGCCATGGCAATACATTCATTCACCTCACCGGTGTTGCTATTGGTTGTTCTGGGTGTATTGACTGCGGCGATCGGTTATCTCTGGGCTCCAAAGTTGCCCGGCGTAGTTGCTCAAGCATTTGCGCCTATCAAGAAGTTGATGGACAACAAATACTATCTCGATGATCTAAACCAAGCGGTATTCGCCAAAGGTTTGTTATGGATCGGTGGTGTTTTGTGGCATCGCGGTGATCAACAGGCTATCGACGGCTTCTTAGTCAACGGTAGTGCGCATGCAGTAGGGCGCTTGTCCACAGTTATTCGCCATTTGCAATCCGGCTATCTCTACCACTATGCCTTCGCAATGATTGCGGGCTTGGCGGTCTTGCTAGCTTGGGTTTTGTACGCTTACCTGCCGTTTGTTCGCTAG
- a CDS encoding NADH-quinone oxidoreductase subunit J produces the protein MTFDTSTLFAAFFYAFAGLLVLSALRVITARNPVHAALFLVLAFFCASGLWMLLKAEFLSLALILVYVGAVMVLFLFVVMMLDLDIEHLRRDFKKFLPVAFLMGAVIVLELSIVLIRSFIGTSTPVQPMLEEMATSNTQALGMLIFVDYVYAFEVAGVILLVAIIAAVALTLRNRKDSKAQNIHEQVNVNSADRMRIVKMDSDMAAKQDTRGEKK, from the coding sequence ATGACATTCGATACTTCTACATTATTCGCAGCATTCTTCTACGCATTTGCTGGCCTTTTGGTGCTCTCAGCATTGCGTGTGATTACTGCGCGTAATCCAGTTCACGCCGCACTCTTTTTAGTGCTCGCTTTTTTCTGCGCCTCTGGTCTGTGGATGCTACTCAAAGCAGAGTTTCTCAGCCTAGCCTTAATTCTGGTTTACGTTGGCGCTGTGATGGTGCTCTTTCTTTTCGTAGTCATGATGCTAGATCTAGATATTGAGCATTTGCGTCGCGATTTCAAGAAATTCCTTCCTGTAGCTTTCTTGATGGGTGCGGTCATCGTACTGGAGTTGTCTATCGTCTTGATTCGCAGCTTTATCGGTACTAGCACTCCAGTACAGCCCATGCTTGAAGAAATGGCTACTAGCAATACACAGGCTTTAGGCATGCTGATCTTCGTTGACTATGTTTATGCCTTCGAGGTTGCTGGCGTCATTCTGTTGGTGGCCATCATTGCTGCTGTCGCATTGACCTTGCGTAATCGCAAGGATTCGAAAGCCCAAAATATTCATGAGCAGGTGAACGTGAACTCTGCTGATCGCATGCGTATCGTCAAGATGGATTCTGATATGGCTGCAAAGCAAGATACCCGCGGGGAGAAGAAATGA
- the nuoI gene encoding NADH-quinone oxidoreductase subunit NuoI: MFKKISQFLDSLMLKDILVGMSITGRYLFKPKITIQYPEEKTPQSVRFRGLHALRRYENGEERCIGCKLCEAVCPAYAITIETAERDDGTRRTSRYDIDLTKCIFCGFCEEACPVDAIVETNIFEYFGEKRGDLYFTKDMLLAVGDKYEKDIAANRAADAPYR, encoded by the coding sequence ATGTTTAAGAAAATTTCCCAATTCCTCGATAGCTTGATGCTGAAAGATATTTTGGTCGGTATGTCGATTACCGGCCGTTATCTTTTCAAACCAAAGATTACGATTCAATATCCTGAAGAGAAGACGCCTCAGTCTGTTCGCTTCCGCGGTTTACACGCTTTGCGCCGTTATGAGAATGGTGAAGAGCGTTGCATTGGTTGCAAACTGTGTGAAGCAGTTTGTCCTGCTTACGCAATCACGATTGAAACGGCTGAGCGCGATGACGGTACGCGTCGTACCAGCCGTTACGACATCGATTTGACCAAGTGTATTTTCTGTGGCTTCTGTGAAGAAGCTTGTCCGGTTGACGCCATCGTTGAAACGAATATTTTTGAGTATTTCGGTGAAAAACGCGGTGACTTGTACTTCACTAAAGACATGCTTTTGGCAGTTGGCGACAAGTATGAAAAAGATATTGCCGCTAATCGCGCAGCTGATGCGCCTTATCGTTAA
- the nuoN gene encoding NADH-quinone oxidoreductase subunit NuoN, with amino-acid sequence MQAFDLYAVLPELVLLVVTCFLLVASVYVPERQPATPGVEQDIFHTPRGVGFVYFFTIILLVYLIFAFVGRMGDVSIVAMNGLFQSDPISNLLKACSCAAVLVSLVYSKKYLSDRALFRPDFIVLALLALLGQCVLISGANLLMLYLGLELMALPTYALVAMRHSSEKSVEAGIKYFILGALASGFLLYGMSMLYGVTGSLDLIEIFRTVADPRVNHLVMAFGLVFIVSGLAFKLGVVPFHMWVPDVYQGAPTAVTLMIAAAPKLAAFALLFRLLVNTLLPLMGDWQPMLVILAVLSLVVGNVTAIAQTNIKRMLAYSAIAQMGFVLLGMLSVFDDHAFSASMFYAITYVLTTLGSFGLLMILSRKGHDCETIDDLKGLNKRHPWFAFIGLVMMFSLAGIPPTVGFAAKLGVLEALVDGEHTFLAIIAVMASLIGAFYYLRVVKVMYFDEPKEEHAAEISGSGFARGLLSLNAIFVLALGIFPASLMAICLDTMRRTLLGS; translated from the coding sequence ATGCAAGCATTCGACCTATACGCCGTCCTGCCGGAACTCGTTTTACTGGTAGTCACCTGCTTTTTGCTGGTGGCGAGTGTTTATGTACCTGAGCGTCAGCCAGCCACTCCGGGTGTAGAGCAAGACATATTCCACACACCACGTGGCGTTGGTTTTGTTTACTTTTTCACCATCATCTTGTTGGTGTATTTGATCTTTGCATTTGTAGGTCGCATGGGTGATGTATCCATCGTGGCTATGAATGGCTTATTTCAGTCAGACCCCATTTCAAATCTCTTAAAAGCCTGTTCATGTGCTGCAGTATTAGTGAGCTTGGTATATTCAAAGAAGTACCTGTCTGATCGTGCATTGTTTCGTCCTGACTTCATTGTCTTGGCTTTGCTAGCCCTGTTAGGTCAGTGCGTATTAATTTCGGGCGCAAATCTGCTTATGCTCTATTTAGGTTTGGAGCTGATGGCTTTGCCAACCTATGCTTTGGTTGCGATGCGTCACAGCAGCGAGAAGAGTGTTGAGGCAGGTATCAAATACTTCATCTTGGGTGCTTTGGCGTCTGGTTTCTTGCTCTACGGTATGTCGATGTTGTATGGCGTAACTGGTTCGCTCGATTTAATTGAGATCTTCAGAACAGTAGCCGACCCTCGTGTGAATCATTTGGTGATGGCTTTCGGCTTGGTATTTATTGTCTCTGGCTTAGCCTTTAAGTTAGGGGTTGTACCGTTTCATATGTGGGTGCCTGATGTATACCAAGGCGCTCCAACAGCAGTGACTTTAATGATTGCAGCTGCGCCTAAGTTAGCTGCTTTTGCACTGCTATTCAGACTTTTGGTAAATACACTTTTACCGCTGATGGGTGATTGGCAGCCAATGCTGGTGATCCTTGCCGTTTTATCTTTAGTGGTAGGAAACGTTACCGCTATTGCACAAACCAATATCAAGCGAATGCTAGCTTATTCTGCTATCGCGCAAATGGGCTTTGTATTACTGGGTATGTTATCTGTGTTTGATGATCATGCATTTAGTGCATCGATGTTCTATGCTATTACCTATGTATTGACTACCTTGGGTAGCTTCGGCCTTCTCATGATCTTGTCACGCAAGGGTCATGATTGCGAAACCATTGATGACCTCAAAGGTTTAAATAAGCGCCACCCCTGGTTTGCATTCATTGGCTTGGTAATGATGTTTTCCTTGGCGGGTATTCCGCCAACAGTGGGCTTTGCGGCCAAACTTGGCGTACTTGAGGCGCTAGTTGATGGTGAGCATACCTTCTTAGCAATTATTGCCGTAATGGCCTCTTTGATCGGTGCCTTCTACTACCTGCGAGTGGTTAAGGTGATGTACTTTGATGAGCCAAAAGAAGAGCATGCTGCTGAGATTTCAGGATCTGGCTTTGCTCGTGGACTGCTGAGTCTGAATGCCATCTTTGTTCTGGCTTTAGGAATCTTCCCGGCTAGCCTAATGGCTATTTGTTTAGACACTATGCGTCGTACCTTATTAGGTTCATAG
- the nuoK gene encoding NADH-quinone oxidoreductase subunit NuoK, which yields MTITLAHYLVLGAILFATSVIGIFLNRKNIIVLLMAIELMLLSVNMNFIAFSHYLGDMAGQVFVFFILTVAAAEAAIGLAILVVLFRKVDTINAEDLDHLKG from the coding sequence ATGACTATTACCCTGGCTCACTATTTGGTGCTCGGTGCAATCTTATTTGCGACTAGCGTGATTGGTATTTTCTTAAACCGCAAGAACATCATCGTGCTTTTAATGGCAATTGAATTGATGCTCCTCTCGGTAAACATGAACTTTATAGCCTTCTCTCATTATTTGGGGGATATGGCTGGACAAGTATTCGTATTCTTCATTTTGACTGTGGCTGCTGCTGAGGCGGCAATCGGCTTGGCAATTTTGGTTGTTCTCTTCCGTAAGGTTGACACCATTAATGCTGAAGACCTTGACCACCTAAAAGGCTAG
- a CDS encoding NADH-quinone oxidoreductase subunit M — protein sequence MILSYAIWIPIFFGIIILFYGSERPTAGVRWLALFGSVLGFIATLPLIIHFDIANPGMQFVEKMSWIPRYDINYHLGIDGISVWFIVLTAFINIFVVIAAWEVIDKKVSQYMASFLILSGLMIGVFAALDALLFYVFFEATLIPMYIIIGVWGGHNRIYAAFKFFLYTLLGSLLTLIAMLYLYNVTNTFDILAWHNARLDIVEQILLFFAFFMAFAVKVPMWPLHTWLPDVHVEAPTGGSVVLAAIMLKLGAYGFLRFSLPIAPDASQYLGPFIIFLSLVAVIYVGAVALVQKDMKKLVAYSSVAHMGFVTLGFFLFSPLGIEGGIVQMISHGFVAGAMFLSIGVLYDRMHTRQIADYGGVVHRMPAFTAFAVLMAMANCGLPATSGFVGEFMVILAAVDYDFVIGILAATALILSAAYSLWMVKRVFFGAITNAHVEELKDLNAREYFMMAALSICVIGMGVYPKPFTDIIHPAVINLLQHVAVSKL from the coding sequence ATGATTCTTTCTTACGCCATCTGGATCCCGATTTTCTTCGGCATCATTATTTTGTTCTACGGTTCAGAGAGACCTACAGCCGGTGTTCGCTGGTTAGCCCTTTTCGGTTCCGTATTGGGCTTTATTGCAACGCTGCCATTAATCATCCATTTTGATATTGCCAACCCTGGCATGCAATTTGTTGAAAAGATGAGTTGGATCCCGCGTTACGACATTAACTATCACTTGGGTATTGACGGCATATCAGTTTGGTTTATTGTCTTGACCGCTTTCATTAATATTTTTGTCGTCATTGCAGCTTGGGAAGTGATTGATAAGAAGGTTTCGCAATACATGGCCTCTTTCTTAATCCTTTCTGGATTAATGATTGGGGTATTCGCAGCCCTTGATGCTTTGTTGTTCTATGTATTCTTTGAAGCAACTCTAATCCCAATGTACATCATCATCGGCGTATGGGGCGGTCATAACCGGATCTATGCGGCATTTAAGTTCTTCTTGTATACCTTGCTTGGCTCATTGCTGACTTTGATTGCCATGCTGTACTTGTATAACGTAACTAATACTTTTGATATCTTGGCTTGGCATAACGCACGCCTTGATATTGTTGAGCAAATCCTCCTGTTCTTTGCCTTCTTTATGGCATTCGCTGTAAAGGTTCCAATGTGGCCTTTGCATACTTGGTTACCAGACGTTCACGTTGAAGCGCCTACTGGCGGATCTGTAGTATTGGCAGCGATCATGTTGAAGCTCGGTGCTTATGGCTTCCTGCGTTTCTCATTACCAATTGCTCCAGACGCAAGTCAGTATCTTGGACCATTCATCATCTTCTTATCCTTAGTGGCTGTGATCTACGTAGGTGCAGTAGCGCTGGTTCAAAAAGACATGAAGAAGCTGGTGGCCTACTCCTCAGTAGCGCATATGGGTTTTGTGACACTCGGCTTCTTCCTCTTCAGCCCTTTGGGTATTGAGGGTGGCATTGTGCAGATGATTTCTCACGGCTTTGTTGCTGGTGCCATGTTCCTTTCAATTGGTGTGCTGTATGACCGCATGCATACCCGCCAAATTGCGGATTACGGTGGTGTTGTACACCGCATGCCTGCCTTTACAGCGTTTGCAGTTTTAATGGCAATGGCGAACTGTGGTTTACCCGCTACCTCTGGTTTTGTGGGTGAATTCATGGTGATTCTGGCTGCCGTGGATTACGACTTCGTGATTGGTATCTTGGCAGCAACCGCTTTGATTCTGAGCGCTGCTTATTCCTTGTGGATGGTTAAGCGTGTATTCTTCGGCGCGATTACTAATGCGCATGTTGAGGAATTAAAAGATCTCAATGCGCGTGAGTATTTCATGATGGCGGCGCTTTCCATCTGTGTGATCGGTATGGGCGTTTATCCAAAACCGTTTACTGACATCATTCATCCAGCCGTGATTAATCTGCTACAGCATGTCGCTGTCAGCAAACTCTGA